The Collibacillus ludicampi region CGCTTGCCATCGCTCCTGATTCCAAAGGGAAAGGCATCGGTAAACAATTGGTTTTACAATTGATTCAAGAAGCGGAATCGCTGGGAATCGCCCGCGTATTCGCGCTCACCTATCAAGTCGCTTTTTTCGAAAAATGCGGTTTCCAACTCATTCAGAAAGAATCATTGCCGCAGAAAGTGTGGAAAGATTGCATGAATTGCAAAAAATTCCCCACCTGTGACGAGATCGCCATGATCTTTTATATTCCTTCACTCGTACCCGTTCCTTGAGCCATCCGCGGTATGTTCGAGCATGCTCAAGTAGAAAACCATAATATACGCAAGAGCTTTGTTTCCTCACTTGCTGAACAACCTCTTTTCAATAAAAGCTCCGCTGGGTGGCTCAATGGTTTCCACGATCATTAGAGCCGCTCCAGGAATCTATCCTTGAAGCGGCTTTTTCGCGGTTAAAGGCGGAATGGTATCCTGAACATGTACATCCAGTAACGTCGGACGTTCGCTCATCAGCGCCTGTTCTAGCGCCCCCTCCAGTTCCGTATCTCTCCCCACTTTCATTGCATTCCAACCGCACGCCTGTGCAAGCGCGACGAAATCCGGATTGTTCAAATTCACTCCCTCTTGCATATACCCTTGTACGATCATTTTGCTCTTTTCCATTTGCAGTGTTCCATTGTTCATCACGACGAGCGTGATCGGCAAGAGATAACGGACGGCTGTCGACAATTCCATAAGCGACATCGCGAGCCCACCATCACCTACGAGCGCCAATACCTGCCGTTCCGGACAGCAGAGTTTCGCAGCGATCGCCGCCGGCAATGCGAATCCCATCGTGCGCCAATCGCCCGAGAAAAGAAGACGCTGCCCTTTGGAACGAAAAATACGGCTAAACCAGACGGTATGATCACCCGTATCCACCGTGAGGATCGAATCAGGCCTGACGGTCCGCTCGATGGCACGGATGACCCGCTGGGGAGGGATCGGCGTACCGCTCCTGTTTCCTTCCTCTTCGATCGTTTTGTCCCATTTTTCCTTCACTTCTCGAACTCTGCGAAGCCAACTCTGGTTGCACATGTGTGCCCGGAGCGCGTCGACGAATACAGGTATGACGGCCCCCGCATCACCCACGATACCGATCTCCACAGTCATTTTGTGTCCGATATTGCGCGGGGCTGTATCCACTTGCACGATCCGTGCCTCTTTCGGGACAAACCCTTCCGGCCACCATGTATCACCGACGAGCAAAATAATATCCGCATCATTCATCAGTTGCGAAACATCCGGATTTCCCCCTTCGCCGATTCCGCCCGCCAACAACGGAAACGACTCGTCCACGCTTCCTTTCGCACCTAGACTTAAAACCAACCCGGCGCCCCACACTTCTGCGAGAGTCTTTATGCTATCGATCGCTTTGCGCGCACCCACACCCGCGACGATCATGGGGCGTTGGGCGAACTTTAAAGTCTCGATGGCCGGGACCAAATCTTCTTCTTGAAAATGATGTTTTGCATACAGCATGTGAACGGGAGGACGCGCCTGTTCAGATTGTTTTTGTGTAAATAGATCTTTCGGGATGGAAAGATGGGTGACTGCCCCTTCCGTTTGAGCGATATGCAACGCTTTCGCCAGAAGATCCACCGTAGCGTCAGGACTTGCGAGCAACGTGCTAAAGCGTGCGAGAGGTTGGATCATCACCTGTTGATCGATCACTTGTTTATCATCCGCTCCCACTTTGTTCAAAGGGGCCTGCCCGGTAATGGCGAGTACCGGGGCTTGATCGAGATGTGCATCGGCCAATCCGTTGAGCAGGTTCACCATACCAGGCCCCATGGTGGCCACACACACTCCCAACCGTCCCGTTAATTTCGCTTCAGCCGATGCCATCATCGCGGCCATCGATTCATGCCTGACAGCGATAAAACGAATTCGATCCTGTTTGGCCAGTGCATCCATCAGCCCCAGAATGGCGTCACCGACCACTCCATAGATGCGCTCCACCCCCCAGAGCGCCAATTGTTCCAAAATCGTTTCTGCGACTGTACGCACTTGCTGTACTTGTTGTTTTGGCATAAAGACATCCTTTCCTCGTGTTCTCGATGCTTGTAGGATGCGCCGATACAGGGAAGATATGTAATTTCACGGAAAAACGAACGGATGCGCACCTCTAATAAGAATACGCATCCGCTTGTTTGGAATCGGGAATATGATCGATCCTAAAACTTGCGAAAGATGTTTAAACGATTGTCCACAATCTCCTCCATGATTTGTGAAACTTGCAGCATCCCTTCAATCTCTTGAGGCGATTGTTTCCTTTTTTCCATGGAAATCGTAATTGAGAATCCGAACACTTGAATGGCTAACAAACGAAGCCCTCCTATCTCGGTTATGTGGAACCGTCACCTTTAACAAACAAACATTTCATCCTATTCATGTAAACTCTCACCATGCATTCCTCCTTTCGTTTGTTTTTTGAATATAAAAAGCCACTGACTTATCAAACTGTGGATTTCCCGAGGGGAAACACACAGCCAGAACGGCCAGTGGCTTTTTATCGCTATCTAGGGGTGATCAAAGTTATAACTGAACCTGATGATCCCACGGAGGCCGAACGATTGAATATGCAATTGGGTTGATGATCATCAGTTTGCGCTTCATCGCTAGACCTCCTTTTGGGAACGATTTGATATGGAAATGATTATATATCGACTGGAGAAGTTTGTAAACCATATTTTTTTATTTTTCAAATTCCATAGATTTTTCTCCTAACACTTGATCGACAATCGAGACGGCTTGATCGATATCCGCTTCCGTGATTACAAAAGGCGGGACGAAACGGACTGTGTTTCCCCCTGCCACTGTGAGCAGAAGGCCTTTTTCAAATGCGGCGGAGACGACAGCCCCCGCTCCTTCCTTCAGCAAGACCCCTCTCATTAAACCCATGCCGCGCACTTCGACAGCGATTTCGTATTTCTTCACCAATTCCGCCAGACGATCCGCCAGGTAGTTACCAAGCGTACGCACGCGTTCGAGATATCCTTTCCCGAGAAGAATATCAAGTGTCGCCAGAGCAGCGGTTGTCGCCAGCGGATTCCCGCCGAAAGTCGAAGCGTGTGTTCCCGGCGTGAAGACCTTGGATACGTGTTTCTTCGCAAGCATGGCCCCGATCGGTACCCCGTTCGCCAATCCTTTCGCCAGTGTAAGAATATCCGGTTCGATCGAAAACTGCTCATACGCAAAAAGTGTGCCTGTCCGGCCGATACCCGTTTGAATCTCATCGAAAATGAGCAGAATCCCTTTCTCGTCACAAAGCTTTCGCAGTGCGGTCAAAAAATCGGGATTCATCGGCAGCACGCCGCCTTCCCCTTGTACCGGTTCAATCATGATGGCACATGTCTTTTCATTGATCAGCCCCAAGACCGAATGTAAGTCTCCCGCTTCCGCATAATGAAACCCGGGGACGAGCGGCCCGAACCCTTTTTGATATTTGGTTTGACCGGTCGCGGTGATAGCACCCATCGTTCTGCCATGAAACGAATCTTTAAACGTGATGATCTCATATTTTTCGGGGCCGTAATGATCAAAGGCATACTTGCGCGCAAGCTTGATCGCCGCTTCATTCGCTTCCGCGCCCGAATTGCAAAAAAAGACTTGATCCATGCAGGAATGTTCGACCAATGTTTCGGCCAGCTTGATCTGTGAGGGGTTATAGTAGAGATTCGAACAGTGGATCAGTTGTGCCGCTTGCTTGCTGATCGCTTCCGTGATGGCAGGATGGCTGTGCCCCAGGTTCGTTACGGCGATCCCCGCCGTGAAATCAAGGTATTCCTTGCCGTTTTCGTCATACAGGCGCGCGCCTTCACCACGCACCATCGTTACGGGCATGCGCCCGTAAGTCTGCATGATCGCATCATGCATGTGAATCCCCTCCCAATACCATCGTACCGATTCCTTTGTCGGTGAACACCTCAAGCAGAAGAGCATGCGGTTCTTCGCCATTCACGATGTGCACATGTTTGGCCCCCGATTCAAGCGCCCCCAGACATGCTTCGACCTTTGGCACCATCCCGCCATAAATCGTGCCGTCCGCAATAAGTTCCCGAATCTCATCCGCCGTGATCCGGGAGATCACTTCTTTCCCGCTTGCCGTTTCTCGCATGATACCGGGAACATCCGTAAGCAACACCAGTTTTTCGGCACCGAGCGCACCGGCGATGGCTCCTGCCGCCGAATCGGCATTCACATTGTAACGCTCGCCCTTTTCATCCACTCCGATAGGAGCGACCACAGGTACAAATCCTGATTCAACCAAGCTTGTCAATAAACCCGTGTCCACGGTCGTGATTTCCCCAACCTGTCCGAGATCGCCATGTTGGTACTCTTTCTTCTTGACTTGCAGCGTACCTGCATCCACTCCCGAGATACCGACCGCTTTCACACCATGCTTGCCAAACATCCCGACGATCCGTTTGTTGATCTTGCCTGCAAGCACCATTTCCACCACATCCATCGTCTGGGCGTCAGTGATGCGAAGGCCGTCCACAAATCGGGCTTCGATGCCCAAGCGGCTCAGGGTGGATGAGATCTCTTTGCCGCCCCCGTGTACAATCACAGGTTTGATCCCTACATGACAAAGCCATACGATGTCGAGAATCACCTGTTCGAATGGCCCTCCCATGGCTGAACCTCCGTACTTGATGACGACCGTCTTTCCGGCAAACCGTCGGATATAGGGCAACGCTTCGATCAGGGTGTTCGCTTTTTCCCTCAATTCCGTCATTGACTTTCAACTCCGTTCTAGGTACGATAGCTGGCGTTGATTTTTACGTAATCATATGTCAGGTCACAGCCGTATGCGGTGGCGTTCGCATCTCCTTGATGCAAGTCGACCGTAATCGATACGGTTTCATTCTCCAGATACGATTTCGCCTGATCTTCATCGAATGCAAGGCCCATCCCCTCTTGGCAAACAAGGATCGAACCTAATTTCACATCGATCTTGCCAGGGTCGATACTCACGCCAGCCCGCCCCGCAGCCGCGATGATCCGGCCCCAGTTTGCATCCGTCCCATATATGGCCGTTTTCACAAGGCTTGAACCAACGATCGTTTTCGCGATCTGCACCGCTTCGCTTTCCGTGCGAGTACCCGTCACGGTGACCTCGATCAATTTGGTCGCCCCTTCTCCATCGCGTGCAATCGCTTTTGCCAGATGCAAACACACCGTGTGAAGCGCGCCGACAAAACGATCCCACTCCGGATCCTCTTCGACCAGCAACACATGAGCTGCCAGACCGTTGGCCATAACAAGCACCATATCGTTCGTGCTCGTATCCCCGTCGACGGTGATGCGATTGAACGTCTTGTCCGTAATCTGCGATAATGCACGCTGCAGGGCATCCGCACGAACTGCCGCATCGGTGGTGATGAATGCGAGCATCGTTGCCATATTGGGATGAATCATGCCCGAACCTTTGGCCACACCGCCGACCGTTACCGTTTTCCCGTGAATCTCCACTTGTACGGCAATTTCCTTCTTGCACGTATCGGTCGTCAAGATCGCCTCGGCAAAATCGTCTCCGCCTGTAACGTGTAACATCGAGGCTGCGTGACGAATGCCTTCGCTTACTTTATCCATAGGAAGAGGGACTCCGATTACACCTGTAGAAGCCACTCCCACAAGTGTGGAATCAATTCCGATCGCCTCGGCCGTCCATTGTTGCATCTGCAATGTGTCCAATTCACCCTGTTTTCCGGTACAAGCGTTTGCATTTCCCGCATTCGCGACGACAGCTTGCAGAACACCGCTATGTTTGACAACCGACTCCGTAACGGTGACACAAGAAGCGCGTACGACATTTGTCGTGAACACACCGGCTGCCGCTGCCGGCACATCCGAAACGATCAATCCGAGATCTTTACGCCCGGCCTTGATTCCCGCCTTGATCCCCGCGGCACGAAATCCTTTGGCTGCTGTCACTCCGCCATTCACACGGATCAGATTTTGCAGTGTCTTCTCCATATCGGTACTCCCTTTCGTCGATTTACGGATACACGGGGACAAATCCAAGGCCTGTCGCCTCGTCCCAGCCGTTCATCAAATTCAGATTTTGCACCGCTTGACCAGATGCCCCTTTTACCAGATTATCGATCACCGAGATGACAGTGACCCTTCTGGTCCGCTCATCTACATAAAGTCCGATGTCGCAGTAATTCGATGTGGCTACTTCTTTCGTTGCGGGGAATTCTCCTTCCGGACGTATGCGTACAAAAGTTGCCCCTTCATACACTTGTTGATACAGATCCAGTAAATCCCTCGTCGTCCAACGATCTTTCAAACGCGCATAGGAAGTCGTTAAAATGCCGCGTACCATCGGTACGAGATGTGTAGTGAATGAAATCGTGACATCTTCGCCAGCGACACGGGCAAGCTGCGTTTCAATCTCGGGGATGTGTTGATGTACACCTAATTTGTATGCTTTTAAATTCTCGTTAATTTCTGGATAGTGAGTGTTTAATGAAAGGGCTTTACCCGCACCGGATACGCCTGATTTCGCATCGACGACGATCGAATCGAGTTCGATCAGTCCATTTTTCACGAGAGGCAGCAATCCTAGCAGAGTAGCCGTCGGGTAACAGCCCGGGTTAGTGATCAGATTCGCTTGTGCGATTTCTTCCGCGTACCACTCGGACAAGCCGTAGACAGCCTGTTGCTGCAATTCAACAGGAGGGGCTTGCTTCTTATACCATGTTTCATAAAGAGGAGCCGGCAAGCGGAAGTCTCCTCCAAGGTCAATGACTTTAAGCCCGGCTTCGATCAGCCCGGGAACAATCCCGCTGGAAAGACCGCCGGGAAGGGCGACAAATGCCAGATCCGCCTGTTTGGCTATTTCCGCCGGATCTGCTTGTTGCAATGTGTGTTTATAAATATCACGTACATGTGGATATAACTGAGCGATAGACTTTCCCGCAGAGGAGTCGGAAGTAAGAACAGATACCTCTACACGTGGATGCATAGATAAAATGCGAAGCAGTTCAGCACCGGTGTATCCGGTCGCACCAATCACCGCGATCTTCATGATCCCGTCACCTCATCATTATTGGAACGTATGAATTATTATACATTGTAATGTATATTTTTTCAATAAGAAAAAACGCACAGACAGGGGTACGGCCGTATGCACATCGAGTTAAGGTTATCCGCAAATAATTCTACGAAATACTTTAGATTTCGTCGCGATGCAGGGAGTGTCGATGAGGTCAGACTATCTTCCGCGTTTTGCGATGATTTTTCTGATTAATATCTTCCAGATCATAGTTCGCGTCCATTTAGCTAGTCCTACCCTATCATGATCCTTCTGACAATCAAAGCAATCACGAAAACGATCGTCAGGGCAGAGAATATCTCTGTCTGTACATGGGTTAAACAATGGAGATTCGACAACCCCATATGGACGCATCATCTCATAGTCTTCATGTTCAAGGATATGACAGTGCCAAACATATAGTCCAGAGAAGGGGATGAAGCGAGTGATGATTCGGGTTATCTCTCCCGGATTGGCTCGAACGGTGTCTTTCCATCCTTTTTCATTGGGATCCGGTGGCATCACTGAACCGATAGGTATGATTTCGCCTGTAGAAGTTTCGGTGAACTTCTGTCGATCCAGGATTTGAAAGTGTACGAGATGTAAATGGATTGGATGCGTATCACGCGTTTTGTTTATAAGTCTCCAGATTTCGGTTCTTCCCTGGAGGGGTGCTTCAGTAATCGGATCGTTCCATTCTCTACTCGTTAGTAGCAGCTTAGGTCGTCCAAATGAGTCTCTTGATTCGGTGAGTGTAAGGTCTCTCGTACCGCTGGCATCCGTTTCTGAAAGACGTTCGATGCAACTGAGATGAGCCGGAATTGAACTTTTATCCTTCTGTGCAAGGTTCTGTTTGACACGAAATTGCATGATCTGTCCGGTTGTATCAGGATCGGGAGGATTTCCGTTGGGAAAGGGTGTCGGAGCGTCATTGGTGAGAAGGATCTTTTCCCCGTTATGACCTGAAAAATCGATAATAACGTCTGCGCGTTCCGCAGGGCTAAGCAGGAGTTCGTTCACTGTCACCGGAGTTTCCAGGAATCCACCGTCTGTACCAATTTGAACAAACGGTTGTCCCGAAGAAAGTCTCAGTCTGTAGAAACGGGAATTTGCCCCATTTGCAATTCGGAACCGATATTTTCTCGGTTCTACTTCTAAATAAGGCCAAACCTTTCCATTTACCAGATTGGTATCGCCGAAGAACTCCGGCACGATGGACGGGTCCGCTCCTTGAACCGGGGGATTCGGTTGTCTCGGGTAAAAAAGGGAACCGTCCGGGTTGAATGACTTGTCCTGAATTAACAATGGAATTTCATATTTCCCGTTTGGTAAGTGGAGTTTTTTTTCACGCTCATCACGAATCAGGTAAAAACCAATCAGTCCTGCGTAAACGTTCAGACGAGTGATACCCAACGCATGATCGTGGTACATCAGTGTGGTAGCCCGTTGACAGTTCGGGTATTCATAGACTTTATGAACGAAGAAAGGCCCCGTTTGTTTGAATCCTTCAGTAAACCAGGCTTCAGGATACCCATCATTTTCCGGGCGTACGTGCCCGCCATGGAGATGAACAACTGTACGAACTTCCGGGGTCGGAGGTTGTGCCCCATGTACTGTTTTATCCACTGGGAGCAGATGATCGGGCGGAAGATCATTCACCCATTTTACTTGAATTCGTTCGCCGCGTTTTACTTCGATTGTGGGCCCCGGGTAGATACCCTCATATCCCCAAACCGTTGTCTCTGGAAGTTCACTATGGAGTTTTTGTTTTACCTGTTTCATTCTGACTTCGTACAAAGGCACTCCGCGTTCCTTCTTTTTCGGTTGTAAAACATGAGGAATGGGTAGTTTATCGATATATTTCGTGAGCGGCACAGTTGGTTCACTCCCTCAAATAAAATACAGTTCATATAAAAAATACGAAGGGGAATGTATTTTACACATATGTATTTATAAGGTAAAAAATGAGTCTACGGCTCAGGTTGCCCTGAACTGGGTTCGCCAACATCCCGTAGTGCATATCCCAATCATCGGTGCTCGCACCCTCTTTCAGCTTCAAGACAACCTGAGGTGACTAGAATCTCTCAATTGTTTTCCGGCGCCACCGTCTTTCTTTCTTCCACCTGATTGATGTGTTCCGCTCCCCACTGGCACATCATCTCCAGGATCGGGTTGAGGGTTTTTCCATATTCGGTCAGGGAGTATTCCACTTTGGGAGGGACTTCCGCATACACTCGACGATGGATCAATCCCTCAGCCTCCAGTTCCCGCAACTGTTGTGTTAACATTTTTTGAGTGATGTTGGGAATTAGCCGCTTCAGCTCACTGAACCGACGAACCTTCCCTTTCAGATGCCAAAGGATAAGCACTTTCCATTTCCCACCGATCACATCCAGTGTGGCTTCCACCGGGCATTGATAAGCCTTGTCCACGATGTCCACCCCTTTTGGTTACTTTTAGGAAACTATATGACTTATAAGTGCATACTTCATTAAAATATACTCCAATTATACAATGTTTACAGTCACCAAAATCATAGGAACTCCCCCTTTGCTTCCTTACATTTGCTCAACGACACATGGTAACCAGGGAAAAAGTTCTGTGAGGTGAGTGGATCAATGAAAGCGATGGTATTGGACCGACCGGGGAGTCCGGAGACATTACGCATGGCGGATCTGCCCAAACCGGAACCCGGCCCCGGAGAAATCCGCGTCCGCGTGCTGGCAGTAGGATTAAACCCGGTGGATTATAAACTGGCTGCTGACGGATATCTTGGTTGGAACTACCCCTTCGTGCTCGGTTTGGATGTTGCCGGCATCGTGGACGCGTTGGGTGAAGGAGTAACCGAGTGGTCGGTCGGTGATCGTGTGTTTTACCACGGTGACCTGTCCAAACCGGGTGGCTATGCGGAATACGCCATCACCACCGCCCACACGGCGGCCCGAATTCCTAATGGGGTCTCTTTTACGGAAGCGGCCGCCCTCCCTTGCGCGGGAATGACCGCTTATCAGGCTCTGCACCGCAAGGCACATATCCATGCCGGAGAAACAGTTCTCATTCAGGCGGGGGCCGGTGGTGTGGGCGGTTTCGCCGTTCAACTGGCGAATCGGTCCGGGGCACGTGTCATCACTACATGCTCGGCGCGAAACCGTGATTACGTGCTTCGCCTCGGAGCTGAGGAAGCCATCGATTACAATGCGGAAAACATGACGGAACGTGTGATGGAACTGACGGAGGGCCGCGGCGTCGACGTGGTAGTGGACACCGTCAGCGGACAGAGTGCCACGGCAGGGTTGGAGATGCTGGCTTTCAATGGACGACTCGTCTGTATTGCGGGATTTCCCGATTTTTCAAAAATCCGCCCCTTCTCTAAAGCTGTCTCCATCCAGGAGGTTGCATTGGGGGCTGCGCATCTGTCGGGTGATCGAGTGGCCCAAGAGGATCTTCGGACAATGAACCAAGAACTGGCCGAACTTGTCCGGACTAAGCAAATTTCCCCCATGCTGGAGCAGGTCATCCCCTTTGAGAAAATCCCGGACGGACTGGCTCAATTGGCTCAAAGGCATGTCCGCGGCAAGATCGTCGCCGAAATCCGATAACACGTATAGATCGGCCGGGTTCCAAACCGGTTGAAAAAGTGAAGAGACAGCCCGCATACAGCAGGCTTCAAGCCGGCATGCCCGAATGGCAGTTCATAAAGGATCACAAGGAGGTATTCTAAGGATGAACGCATTGATTGTCTATGCTCATCCGGAACCTAAATCCTTCAATGGAGCATTGAAGGATTTGGCGGTTCGGTTTTTGACAGAACAGGGTCACCAAGTGCAGGTTTCGGATTTGTACGCCATGAACTTCAAAGCCGTTGCAGATCGGGAGGATTTTGTGGAACTGTCCAATCCCGAATTTTTCAAATACCAACTGGAGCAGATCCATGCGTCTCAAAACGGATTGTTTTCCCCGGATATCGCCGCTGAGATGGAGAAACTCCGTTGGGCTGATTTCGTGCTGTTCCAATTCCCTCTCTGGTGGTTCTCCGTTCCCGCTATTTTGAAGGGATGGATTGACCGGGTCTTCGCCATGGGATTTGTCTACGGGGGCGGTATGTGGTACGACAAAGGCGGATTGAAGGGGAAAAAGGCGATGCTCTCCCTGACCACGGGCGGTCCCGCCCATATCTATAGCAAAGACGGAATTAACGGGGACATCGACCAGATCCTGTTTCCGATCCATCACGGTATGCTGTTCTTCTCGGGAATGGAAGTGCTGCCTCCCTTCATCGCTTGGAGTGTCGCAAGCGCTTCCGATGAACAGCGGGAACGATACCTGGAAGAATTCAAACAACGGTTGCTCACCATCGAGAGCACAGAACCGATCCCCTTCCATCCCTTATCTCATTACGGAGAAAACCTCCAATTGAAAGACGAATACAAAGATTGAGGAGATCATCTCCTCCAATCCAAATAAGAAAATGAAAAGCCTTTAGGGGGAAAAATTCCTCTAGGCTTTTGACCCATGAATTAATGGAGATTCGTAATGCCTTTACTCCAGCCATGTCACTGTTTGTAAACGGGCGAATCCCCTCTCACCTCAGCTTTTTCTTCACCCAATCCCTAAGCACCACCGCATGATTATGCACCGGGTCTTTCGCCGCGTAAAGAAGGGTGACATTTCCTTCCTGTGCATATTGACAGATTTGGTTGATCAACTGTTGATGGAGGGGATCGGAAGCGAGTTCCTTTTCGTAAAGCTCGCGAAATTCCGCAAAACGCTCCGGTTTGTGGTTAAACTGTCGTCGCAGTCCCGGACTAGGTGCGATTCCTTTCATCCATTCGTCCAAACGGGCTTGCTCCTTTTTCACCCCGCGCGGCCACAAACGGTCGACCAAAATGCGTTTTCCGTCCCCCGTGTCTGACGGCTCATAAATCCGTTTCAATCTGATTTCATAAGGCATGTCTCATCCTCCTTGCCTTTAAGATAACGATTACAAATTGTAACCGGTATTACTGAATCCACTCAGTCCACTAATAAGGTTTCGGTGAATTTTTGTCAAGCCAGCATGCCCGAAAATGAAAAGCCTAGGGGGAAAATTCCTCTAGGCTTTTGACCTATATATTTTTTAATGGAGATTCATATAGGAATGACTTTCGACTTGACCTTCAAATGTGTGGAAAAAAGGCTTCGTTTCTTCAAAGAAACGGTCTTGATTCTCAGGTGCAACGTATCCGAGTTGGATTCCTGTCGCTTTGGCGATGAAAGGGTCAATCGTACACAGATCTGACTTTGTAATATCCGATAATGCAGTTTTACCGAGTGTTACGGCTACGGATTCCATTTCTTGAACACAAGCATTCAGATATCGAACTACATTCATGGCTGCTTGGTCAATATTTAATTGGTCTGTCATTTTACCTGTATATATAACTAAGCTCGTGGGCGGTTCAAACGGTACAGCTTTCACCATTTGTTCACTGACAAGCGCCATGATAGCGGCTGTACCAATATAGACACCATCTGCCCCCAATGCCATTGCCTTCAACATTTGTCCAGGTGTCACGAGTCCCCCGGTTGCAATCAGGTTGATATCACCCATTACGCCTTTTCGCACGAAGAACTCAGCTGCTCTTGTGATAGCAAAAAGAGTGGGTAATCCAACGTCATCTTGTAAGGTGGGTGACCCTCCATGCGTTCCACCTTCCGCACCATCAAGGGTTACGAAATCCACTTCGGCTTCTACAGCAATTTGTAATTCTTTTTCAAGATGATGCGTGGCGGCTATTTTCAGTCCTATGGGTACACCTGTTTCGTCTCGAAGACGCCTTACTAATTGAATAAAGTCATCCTTTGAATTAACCCCCGGCAGGCGCGAATGAATCAGGGCGTCTTCGCCCTCGTGTAAACCAAAAACTTCTCGAAAGTCCTCCCCGATATTTTTTGCTGTTGTGCGTTGTGGCGCTGAACCTTGTGCACCTTGACCCAATTGAATTTCAATGGCATCCAGACGCTTATATTTGTCGGGGGTGTTCATCCATCCCCCTCGATTATACTGACCAATGAATAGATGAGCCGCATCCCTTTCCTCTTCAAGGAGCCCTGCTTCACCAGAGTTTGTGGCTGTACCGACAGCGGTTGCCGCTTTGGCCAAAGCGATTTTGGTGCTTTTGCTTAACGCACCTCCAAAAGACATAGCGGCAATCATAATTGGAATGGAAAGGGTCAATGGTTTTCTCGCACGGTGTCCTATGGTGATTGAAGTACGGATTCCGACGTTTTCAGGCGTTGGAAAACGAAAGAGATGTACAGGATTGAACAGAATCTTCTCCCATGGAGACATATGAATAGGGCTTCCAAGAGGGCGTGAGATAGGAGTTCCTTGATTCGCCCGCATG contains the following coding sequences:
- the argB gene encoding acetylglutamate kinase, producing MTELREKANTLIEALPYIRRFAGKTVVIKYGGSAMGGPFEQVILDIVWLCHVGIKPVIVHGGGKEISSTLSRLGIEARFVDGLRITDAQTMDVVEMVLAGKINKRIVGMFGKHGVKAVGISGVDAGTLQVKKKEYQHGDLGQVGEITTVDTGLLTSLVESGFVPVVAPIGVDEKGERYNVNADSAAGAIAGALGAEKLVLLTDVPGIMRETASGKEVISRITADEIRELIADGTIYGGMVPKVEACLGALESGAKHVHIVNGEEPHALLLEVFTDKGIGTMVLGGDSHA
- a CDS encoding aspartate aminotransferase family protein is translated as MHDAIMQTYGRMPVTMVRGEGARLYDENGKEYLDFTAGIAVTNLGHSHPAITEAISKQAAQLIHCSNLYYNPSQIKLAETLVEHSCMDQVFFCNSGAEANEAAIKLARKYAFDHYGPEKYEIITFKDSFHGRTMGAITATGQTKYQKGFGPLVPGFHYAEAGDLHSVLGLINEKTCAIMIEPVQGEGGVLPMNPDFLTALRKLCDEKGILLIFDEIQTGIGRTGTLFAYEQFSIEPDILTLAKGLANGVPIGAMLAKKHVSKVFTPGTHASTFGGNPLATTAALATLDILLGKGYLERVRTLGNYLADRLAELVKKYEIAVEVRGMGLMRGVLLKEGAGAVVSAAFEKGLLLTVAGGNTVRFVPPFVITEADIDQAVSIVDQVLGEKSMEFEK
- a CDS encoding thiamine pyrophosphate-binding protein is translated as MPKQQVQQVRTVAETILEQLALWGVERIYGVVGDAILGLMDALAKQDRIRFIAVRHESMAAMMASAEAKLTGRLGVCVATMGPGMVNLLNGLADAHLDQAPVLAITGQAPLNKVGADDKQVIDQQVMIQPLARFSTLLASPDATVDLLAKALHIAQTEGAVTHLSIPKDLFTQKQSEQARPPVHMLYAKHHFQEEDLVPAIETLKFAQRPMIVAGVGARKAIDSIKTLAEVWGAGLVLSLGAKGSVDESFPLLAGGIGEGGNPDVSQLMNDADIILLVGDTWWPEGFVPKEARIVQVDTAPRNIGHKMTVEIGIVGDAGAVIPVFVDALRAHMCNQSWLRRVREVKEKWDKTIEEEGNRSGTPIPPQRVIRAIERTVRPDSILTVDTGDHTVWFSRIFRSKGQRLLFSGDWRTMGFALPAAIAAKLCCPERQVLALVGDGGLAMSLMELSTAVRYLLPITLVVMNNGTLQMEKSKMIVQGYMQEGVNLNNPDFVALAQACGWNAMKVGRDTELEGALEQALMSERPTLLDVHVQDTIPPLTAKKPLQG
- the argJ gene encoding bifunctional glutamate N-acetyltransferase/amino-acid acetyltransferase ArgJ; this encodes MEKTLQNLIRVNGGVTAAKGFRAAGIKAGIKAGRKDLGLIVSDVPAAAAGVFTTNVVRASCVTVTESVVKHSGVLQAVVANAGNANACTGKQGELDTLQMQQWTAEAIGIDSTLVGVASTGVIGVPLPMDKVSEGIRHAASMLHVTGGDDFAEAILTTDTCKKEIAVQVEIHGKTVTVGGVAKGSGMIHPNMATMLAFITTDAAVRADALQRALSQITDKTFNRITVDGDTSTNDMVLVMANGLAAHVLLVEEDPEWDRFVGALHTVCLHLAKAIARDGEGATKLIEVTVTGTRTESEAVQIAKTIVGSSLVKTAIYGTDANWGRIIAAAGRAGVSIDPGKIDVKLGSILVCQEGMGLAFDEDQAKSYLENETVSITVDLHQGDANATAYGCDLTYDYVKINASYRT
- the argC gene encoding N-acetyl-gamma-glutamyl-phosphate reductase produces the protein MKIAVIGATGYTGAELLRILSMHPRVEVSVLTSDSSAGKSIAQLYPHVRDIYKHTLQQADPAEIAKQADLAFVALPGGLSSGIVPGLIEAGLKVIDLGGDFRLPAPLYETWYKKQAPPVELQQQAVYGLSEWYAEEIAQANLITNPGCYPTATLLGLLPLVKNGLIELDSIVVDAKSGVSGAGKALSLNTHYPEINENLKAYKLGVHQHIPEIETQLARVAGEDVTISFTTHLVPMVRGILTTSYARLKDRWTTRDLLDLYQQVYEGATFVRIRPEGEFPATKEVATSNYCDIGLYVDERTRRVTVISVIDNLVKGASGQAVQNLNLMNGWDEATGLGFVPVYP
- a CDS encoding YrzI family small protein, translating into MLAIQVFGFSITISMEKRKQSPQEIEGMLQVSQIMEEIVDNRLNIFRKF
- a CDS encoding N-acetyltransferase, producing MILRKAVMPDVEAIYTLIQQYAEEGLLLSRSRLSLYENLQSLTVAEENGRVIGVAGLHILWSDLAEIRSLAIAPDSKGKGIGKQLVLQLIQEAESLGIARVFALTYQVAFFEKCGFQLIQKESLPQKVWKDCMNCKKFPTCDEIAMIFYIPSLVPVP